The Streptomyces sp. NBC_00162 sequence GTGACGATGGCGGGTGCGGGCTCGATGCCGATCAAGGCGGTCGTCCGGCCGGACGCGTAGCCCGCGCCCCGGACGCCGGGCGCGGGGGTCCGGGGGCGGCGTGGGGGAAGCCCCGCAGGGCGGGGTTCAGGGCGGGCGCCGCAGGCAACCAAACCGGCCCGCCGGACGTCTCGCTAGGCGGGACGGAACACGGCCCCGCCGTGACCTTTGTCATCCACGAGGCCGATTTTCCCCCGCGATAACGGCATATGACGGAGGCCCTGGCCCGGCACGGCATTCCGCCCGCCGGGCCGGGCCGCTAGGGTCGGCGCACGAGCGCACCCTCGGGGGGAGGGAAGGAACCGGAGACGATGCCCGTACCCGTACCGCGGCAGAGGGACACCCCGGCCACGGAAAGCGGTCAGGCCGTTCTGACCGCCGAACCGCCCCTGGCGCAGGCAACCGGCCAGGCGGCCGCCGAAGCGACGGCCCAGGCGACCACGCACACGACCCCGCTGACCCTCCTGGTCATCGAGGACGACCCGGCCGGCGGCCTCACCGTCCCCGAGATCCTCGACACCGACGGCCACCGCATCCGGCTCCGCACCGCCCGCAACCTCACCGAGGCCGCACGGCTGCTCACGCCCGACGTCCACTGCATCCTGCTCGACCTGGCCCTGCCGGACACGGGCCCCCGTACGGCGTCCACCGCCACGGCCGCGGACCAGCTGGACAACCTCCGCCAGGTGCTCCGCATCGCCCCCCGCCACGCCGTCCTCGTCCTCACCGCCGAGGCGGACGCCGAGCGCGGCGCCGAGGCCGTCCGGGTCGGCGCCCAGGACTTCCTCTTCCGGGACGAGCTGGACGGCCGGCTGCTGAGCCGCGCCATCCGGTACGCGGTGGAGAGAAAACGGGCCGACATCGCCCAGTACAAGCTTGCAGAATCGAAACTGCGCGCCCAGGAGAACGCCCGGCTGGAGCGCGGGCTGCTCCCCAACCCCCTCCTGGAGGGCTCGGACCTCCGCTTCGCCGCCCGCTACCGCCCCGGCCGCAGCCGGGCCCTGCTCGGCGGCGACTTCTACGACACCGTCCGCACCCCCGACGGCACCGTCCACGCCATGATCGGCGACGTCTGCGGCCACGGCCCGGACGAAGCGGCCCTCGGCGTCGAGCTCCGCATCGCCTGGCGCGCCCTGACCCTGGCCGGCCTGTGCGGCGACGACCTGCTGGCCACGCTCCAGGAAGTCCTGGAGGTGGAACGTCCCTGCGAGGAGATCTTCGCGACGCTGTGCACGGTGGACATCGCCCCGGACGGCCGCCGCGCCGGCCTGTGCCTGGCCGGCCACCCGGCACCGCTGATCTCCAGGCCGGGGCGCCCCGCGCGGCTGCTCCCGTACGAGAACAGCGGCCCGGCACTCGGACTGCTGCCCAAGGCCCGCTGGCCCCGGCGCCAGGTCGAGCTCGGTGGCGCGTGGAGCCTGATGCTCTACACCGACGGGCTGATCGAGGGCCGGATCGGCGCGGGCAAGGAGCGCCTGGGGCAGGACGGCATGGTCGAGATGATCAACCGCCACCTCGATGACGGGCTGAGCGGCGAGAACCTGCTGGAGGCCTCCGTCACCGAGGCCCGCCGCCTCAACGGCGGCGAGCTCACGGACGACGTGGCCGTGGTCCTGCTCTCCCGCGGCGGGTCCTGACGCCGGGCACTGACGTCGGGCACTGACGTCGGGCACTGACGTCGTGTCCTGACCGCCGGGCGGGGCGGCGGGGAGGGTTACCTTCCGCCGTTGTAGGGCCCGTACGGCCCGTCACTGCTGCTGCCGCCGCTGCGCCGCCCGCCGCCCGAGACCTGCTTGAGCGCGGGGCGCACGTCGACGAAGAACACGATGGTGGCGACCAGGCCGGCGATCTCCAGGAACAGCATCCCCAGGAAGAAGTCCACGAGGACGGTGATGCCGAGGATGACCAGCCAGAACGTCTTGGTCTGCTTTTCGGCCGCCCGATACGCGTCCTCGCGCGCGAGCAGCGCGAACACGAAGGCCACGACGGCGAGCACCAGCATGGCGAGCCCCAGCATCGGGAGCACGCCTCGATCGAACCCGTCCATCAACATCGCTTCGACCGCCTTCTCACGCTCTTGCTTTCGCACTCCTGACGGGATGCCGCCCGATTCCACGCTACCGGCACGGGCGCCCTCACGAATGACAACGGGCCGGACACCCTCAAGGTGCCCGGCCCGCCGCCGCTCATGCGTCTCAGCTCTCGTCGCCCGCCGTGGCGGCGGCCTTCTTGGCCGTGCTCTTGCGCGCCGTGGTCCTCTTCGCGGCGGGCTTCTCCTCGGAGGCGGAGGCCTCCGCGGCGGCCGGCTCGGCCTCGGGCTCCGGCTCGACGGCCACGGCGATCTCGACGATCTCCTCGGAGACCTCGCCCCGCCAGGCCCGGACAGCCTGCTCGCCGTGCTCGGCGACCTTGTCGTACGTCTCCTTGGCGCGGACCGCGTACTCCGCGGCCACGCCGACGCCGCGCAGCGCCAGGTCCTGCGCGGTCTCCCCGAGCTTCTTCGGGTCGATCGCGCCGAACACCTCGGCGACCTTGGCGGTGACCGCCTCCTGCGCCTCCTTGGCCGCCGCGGCGGCCTTCTCCTGCACGACCTTGGGGTCGGTGTTCTTCACGGCCTCGATGCGCGCCGGGGCCTCGGCGCGCAGCTGCTCGATGAGCCCGGGCACCTTCTTGGCCTGCTGCACGGCCAGGTCGGCCGTACCGGCGGCGAAGTAGAGGGGGGTCGGGTCGGTGAGGGTCTTCTTCAGGTCATCGGCGATGGCCATGTGCTGGTCCTCCCGGATCAAGTTCAGTTCGTCTTCGACGGCATCTCGCCGTCGGGCACGTCAGGCACGTCGGGCGCGTCGGGCACATCGGGCGCGTCGAGCGCGTTCTCCTTGCGGAACGACTCGTAGATCTGGAGCAGCACCTGCTTCTGCCGCTCGTTGATGGACGGGTCGGCGAGGATGACGGCCCGCGTCTCCACCTCGTCCCGGTCCCGCTCATCCAGGATTCCGGCCTGCACGTACAGCGTCTCCGCGGAGATCCGCAGCGCCTTGGCCAGCTGCTGCAGGATGTCCGCGCTCGGCTTGCGCAGCCCGCGCTCGATCTGGCTCAGGTACGGATTCGACACCCCCGCCGCCTCGGCCAGCTGCCGCAGCGAAAGCTGGGCCTGCCGACGCTGCTCACGGAGGTATTCGCCGAGGTTTCCGACGTTGAGCGATGCCATGCCCCGATCCTGCCCGACTCTGCTAACTATTGCAAGCGCATGCTTGCAACATCTCCCACCCGTGTCTGTCGGAGGGCCGTGCGATGCTGGTGAGCGTGACCTTGGAGGATCTGGTTCGGCTGCGCCGCGCCCGGGACGTGATGGATCGCGACTACGCGCAGCCGCTGGACGTCCCGGCGCTGGCCAAGGTCGCCCTCATGTCCTCCGGCCACTTCTCCCGCAGCTTCCGCGCCGCCTACGGCGAGACGCCGTACAACTACCTGATGACCCGCCGCGTCGAGCGGGCGAAGGCGCTGCTGCGACGGGGCGACATGAGCGTGACGGACGTCTGCTTCGCCGTCGGATGCACCTCGCTCGGGTCGTTCAGCTCGCGCTTCACCGAGCTGGTCGGCGAGACCCCGAGC is a genomic window containing:
- a CDS encoding PP2C family protein-serine/threonine phosphatase; the encoded protein is MPVPVPRQRDTPATESGQAVLTAEPPLAQATGQAAAEATAQATTHTTPLTLLVIEDDPAGGLTVPEILDTDGHRIRLRTARNLTEAARLLTPDVHCILLDLALPDTGPRTASTATAADQLDNLRQVLRIAPRHAVLVLTAEADAERGAEAVRVGAQDFLFRDELDGRLLSRAIRYAVERKRADIAQYKLAESKLRAQENARLERGLLPNPLLEGSDLRFAARYRPGRSRALLGGDFYDTVRTPDGTVHAMIGDVCGHGPDEAALGVELRIAWRALTLAGLCGDDLLATLQEVLEVERPCEEIFATLCTVDIAPDGRRAGLCLAGHPAPLISRPGRPARLLPYENSGPALGLLPKARWPRRQVELGGAWSLMLYTDGLIEGRIGAGKERLGQDGMVEMINRHLDDGLSGENLLEASVTEARRLNGGELTDDVAVVLLSRGGS
- a CDS encoding DUF2516 family protein, whose product is MLMDGFDRGVLPMLGLAMLVLAVVAFVFALLAREDAYRAAEKQTKTFWLVILGITVLVDFFLGMLFLEIAGLVATIVFFVDVRPALKQVSGGGRRSGGSSSDGPYGPYNGGR
- a CDS encoding helix-turn-helix domain-containing protein, whose product is MASLNVGNLGEYLREQRRQAQLSLRQLAEAAGVSNPYLSQIERGLRKPSADILQQLAKALRISAETLYVQAGILDERDRDEVETRAVILADPSINERQKQVLLQIYESFRKENALDAPDVPDAPDVPDVPDGEMPSKTN
- a CDS encoding helix-turn-helix domain-containing protein — translated: MTLEDLVRLRRARDVMDRDYAQPLDVPALAKVALMSSGHFSRSFRAAYGETPYNYLMTRRVERAKALLRRGDMSVTDVCFAVGCTSLGSFSSRFTELVGETPSAYRARPHEAGAPIPACVAKVLTRPVRNR